From one Aquicella siphonis genomic stretch:
- a CDS encoding M28 family peptidase, translating into MHPGVFIRFIPRIVPFFFLLLILPASGAQTVPLSLLTGWNSIQQADIRSDLAYLTSRQMEGRLALTRGDERAIQWLANAFRQSGLQPANGNSYLQTFNVIEYIPDRKQSFVAMERAGRKVMWKKPDVYTDFNRDINLESGVVFAGYGITAPELKYDDYAGLDVKGKLVMVFEHEPQETNPASIFNGLGNTPYATTRVKALNAQKHGAIGILIVPEPNRKHPSNQERYLRIGGSASRKLPLPSMTLENDELQIPVAVLSDKAARIIAGPLSLSGLQSDIDRDLVPRSRVIANTRISMQERVSSRRIAATSNVAALLEGTDPVLKSETIIVSAHHDHDGRSAGKIWHGADDNASGTAGVLALARAFAVNDAARTGMKPKRSILFVIFAAEERGLLGSYYMASHPLRPLETTRAMINFDMIGRDEQPSSQTKGLIAIPKDTRNRLNLIGAHFSPDYDRIVRQENQVVGLVIDDRFDSENALNTFFRSDQFPFVLNDVPAFWWFTGFHPDYHHTSDTADKIDYPKMQKILRLAYLSAYQFANMSKPPKFIRHPHA; encoded by the coding sequence ATGCACCCAGGTGTTTTCATTCGTTTTATTCCACGGATTGTCCCGTTTTTTTTCCTTTTGCTCATCCTGCCCGCATCGGGTGCGCAGACGGTTCCTCTTTCCCTGTTGACTGGCTGGAATTCCATACAGCAGGCTGATATACGTTCTGATCTGGCTTATCTGACATCTCGCCAGATGGAGGGACGCCTTGCCTTGACTCGCGGCGATGAACGCGCAATTCAGTGGCTGGCCAATGCTTTCAGACAGTCGGGATTACAGCCGGCCAATGGGAACAGTTATCTGCAGACATTCAATGTGATTGAATATATACCCGACCGCAAACAGAGTTTTGTCGCCATGGAGCGCGCCGGCAGGAAGGTAATGTGGAAAAAGCCCGATGTTTATACCGATTTCAACCGTGATATCAACCTGGAATCGGGTGTGGTGTTCGCAGGGTATGGCATTACGGCTCCGGAATTGAAATATGATGATTACGCAGGCCTGGATGTCAAAGGCAAGCTGGTCATGGTGTTTGAGCACGAACCCCAGGAAACCAATCCCGCGTCCATTTTCAACGGTCTGGGCAACACGCCTTATGCGACAACGCGCGTGAAGGCCTTGAACGCACAAAAACACGGCGCGATTGGCATTTTGATCGTTCCGGAGCCCAATCGCAAACATCCTTCTAACCAGGAGCGCTATTTGCGTATTGGCGGTTCCGCGTCGCGCAAGCTTCCGCTGCCATCCATGACGCTTGAAAACGATGAATTGCAAATACCGGTAGCAGTGCTGTCAGACAAGGCGGCCCGGATCATTGCCGGGCCTTTGTCATTATCCGGCCTTCAGAGCGATATAGACCGTGATCTGGTGCCGCGGTCCCGTGTCATAGCCAATACCAGAATCAGTATGCAAGAACGTGTGAGTTCAAGAAGAATTGCCGCAACCAGTAATGTGGCGGCTTTGCTGGAAGGAACAGATCCCGTATTGAAATCTGAAACAATCATCGTATCGGCGCACCATGATCATGACGGGCGTTCAGCGGGTAAAATATGGCATGGGGCGGATGATAATGCCTCGGGAACAGCCGGTGTGCTCGCGCTGGCGCGCGCATTCGCTGTCAATGATGCCGCAAGGACGGGCATGAAACCAAAGCGCTCCATCCTGTTTGTGATTTTTGCCGCAGAAGAGCGTGGATTGCTGGGCTCGTATTATATGGCTTCGCATCCATTACGCCCACTTGAAACAACGCGAGCCATGATCAATTTTGACATGATAGGCCGGGATGAACAGCCCAGCTCCCAGACCAAGGGCTTGATCGCCATCCCCAAGGATACGCGCAACCGCCTTAATCTGATAGGTGCGCATTTCAGTCCGGATTATGACAGGATCGTCAGGCAGGAAAACCAGGTTGTCGGACTGGTGATCGACGACCGCTTTGACAGTGAAAATGCTTTGAATACCTTTTTCCGCAGTGATCAGTTTCCATTCGTGCTGAACGATGTGCCGGCATTCTGGTGGTTTACCGGTTTCCATCCTGATTATCATCATACTTCCGATACGGCAGATAAGATTGACTATCCCAAGATGCAAAAAATTCTGCGCCTGGCGTATCTGTCGGCGTATCAGTTTGCGAACATGTCTAAACCTCCGAAATTTATCAGGCATCCCCATGCCTGA
- a CDS encoding TQO small subunit DoxD, whose product MNDSVNEMNAEHTWKHIGLVILSIRFVQGWIFWGGGSRRFIYDPEKLDPYSSQWMANKLQSAMPGAMLGLEQLVSFMLQHFILLYTSIILFSLVELICGLNLVFGFFTRVSAFMTALISIALMLLFGWQGSTCMDEWTMAAANLSIGLTLALSGGSWLSVDHFLAMRHPALARKCWFIALASGPLSAVRLKQASLVFLTFSMIFTLLTYNYLRGSVFTPYHSGPVSTGEHHLAIDHVRLQKNGSLSFNAYVDAGTPGMPAYIIRIELADLNGSDMETWTGKELSALPAQNIRNYYAYNRITTGPYGLVAPLSAKAEIVLPAMTHNTALHSSPYQLRIYTVSGKRFTLEVQPSQE is encoded by the coding sequence GTGAACGACTCCGTTAACGAAATGAACGCGGAACACACCTGGAAACACATCGGTCTCGTGATATTATCCATACGCTTTGTACAAGGATGGATATTCTGGGGCGGTGGATCTCGCCGTTTCATCTACGATCCCGAGAAACTCGATCCGTATTCTTCACAATGGATGGCCAATAAACTTCAAAGCGCCATGCCCGGCGCCATGCTGGGACTGGAACAGCTTGTCAGTTTCATGCTGCAGCACTTCATACTCTTATACACCAGCATCATCTTGTTCAGCCTGGTTGAACTGATTTGCGGGTTAAACCTGGTCTTTGGGTTTTTTACCCGTGTATCAGCTTTCATGACCGCGCTGATCAGTATCGCCCTCATGCTGTTATTTGGCTGGCAAGGGTCCACTTGCATGGACGAATGGACCATGGCCGCAGCCAATCTTTCCATAGGGTTGACGCTGGCGCTTTCAGGGGGATCCTGGCTTTCAGTAGACCACTTTCTTGCCATGCGCCATCCCGCACTTGCCAGAAAATGCTGGTTTATAGCACTGGCAAGCGGCCCCCTGTCCGCGGTCCGGTTAAAACAGGCCAGTCTGGTATTTTTAACCTTTAGCATGATCTTTACTCTGCTGACATACAATTATTTACGTGGTTCGGTTTTCACGCCTTACCATAGCGGCCCGGTCAGCACAGGCGAGCATCACCTTGCGATTGATCATGTCCGATTACAAAAAAATGGAAGCCTCTCGTTTAATGCATATGTGGATGCCGGCACACCAGGAATGCCGGCTTATATCATCAGGATTGAGCTGGCTGATTTGAACGGCTCGGATATGGAAACCTGGACGGGCAAGGAGTTAAGCGCCTTGCCAGCGCAAAATATCAGGAATTATTACGCATACAACCGCATCACCACCGGACCCTACGGTCTGGTCGCCCCACTCAGCGCAAAAGCTGAAATCGTGCTGCCTGCCATGACACATAACACCGCACTGCATTCTTCGCCGTATCAACTCAGAATTTATACCGTCAGCGGAAAACGCTTCACCCTAGAGGTTCAGCCTTCACAGGAATGA
- a CDS encoding FAD-binding oxidoreductase produces the protein MRNQPQLQKFQSLLRGRLITPADEDYDKARAVYNGMIDKKPALIAQCVDAADVIAAVNFARDSGMRTAIRGGGHNGPGLGTVEDGLVIDLRRMKGIQVNPVNRTAHVQGGCTWGDVDHATHAFGLVTPSGFISTTGVGGLTLGGGIGYLTRKHGLTIDNLVSVDMVLADGSFVTASAVTHPELFWAVRGGGGNFGVVTSFEFQLHPLSMVYGGPMLWPAERGAELLEIWRDYILSAPEDINGWFAFLTVPPVAPFPDQFHLKKMCAIVWCDTGRADEAEKRFASIRKQFGEPAIDFTGLLPWPALQTLFDALLPSGLQWYWKADFFNDINREAVQLHVKHGTRLPTPLSTMHIYPINGAAHRIDKNGTAFSFRDANFAQVIAGIDPDPANNDKIIAWAREYWQDLHPYSSGGAYINMIMDEGQDMVKAAYRDNYGRLVTIKNKYDSNNLFRINQNISPKG, from the coding sequence ATGCGCAATCAGCCACAACTTCAAAAATTTCAATCCCTGCTGCGAGGCCGTCTGATCACCCCTGCAGATGAGGATTATGACAAAGCACGCGCGGTTTATAATGGCATGATTGATAAAAAGCCCGCGCTCATTGCTCAATGTGTAGATGCTGCAGATGTCATCGCGGCAGTCAATTTCGCAAGAGACAGCGGCATGAGAACGGCAATCAGAGGCGGCGGCCATAACGGCCCCGGACTGGGCACGGTCGAGGATGGACTGGTGATTGATTTGCGGCGCATGAAAGGCATACAAGTGAATCCGGTCAATCGCACGGCACACGTTCAAGGCGGCTGCACCTGGGGCGATGTCGATCACGCCACTCACGCATTTGGTCTTGTTACACCCAGCGGATTCATTTCTACCACCGGAGTAGGCGGTTTGACATTGGGCGGCGGCATTGGATACCTTACCCGCAAACATGGCCTGACCATAGACAATCTAGTCAGTGTGGACATGGTCCTCGCTGACGGTTCATTCGTCACGGCAAGCGCTGTTACCCATCCTGAACTCTTCTGGGCCGTGCGCGGCGGGGGCGGCAATTTCGGTGTCGTCACATCATTTGAATTCCAGCTTCATCCGCTCAGCATGGTTTATGGCGGGCCCATGCTTTGGCCTGCGGAGAGAGGCGCCGAACTGCTGGAAATCTGGCGCGATTACATTCTGTCCGCGCCCGAAGATATTAATGGCTGGTTCGCGTTTCTGACAGTTCCGCCTGTTGCGCCGTTCCCGGATCAATTTCATCTCAAAAAGATGTGCGCCATTGTGTGGTGCGATACCGGACGTGCTGATGAAGCTGAAAAACGATTTGCGTCCATCCGCAAACAATTTGGAGAACCCGCGATCGATTTCACCGGGCTCCTGCCCTGGCCCGCCTTGCAGACATTGTTCGACGCCTTGCTGCCGTCAGGATTGCAATGGTATTGGAAAGCCGACTTTTTTAACGACATCAATCGCGAAGCCGTTCAACTGCACGTCAAACACGGCACTCGCCTGCCCACTCCGCTTTCAACCATGCATATCTATCCCATTAACGGCGCGGCGCATCGCATCGATAAAAATGGCACAGCCTTCAGCTTCAGGGATGCGAATTTCGCCCAGGTCATCGCGGGCATCGATCCCGATCCCGCCAACAATGATAAAATCATCGCCTGGGCCAGAGAATACTGGCAGGACTTGCACCCTTACTCGTCTGGGGGCGCCTATATCAATATGATAATGGATGAAGGACAGGACATGGTCAAAGCGGCCTACAGGGACAATTACGGCAGGCTGGTCACCATCAAAAACAAATACGATTCCAACAATCTGTTCAGGATAAACCAGAATATCTCTCCCAAAGGATAA